Proteins co-encoded in one Candidatus Manganitrophaceae bacterium genomic window:
- a CDS encoding translation initiation factor Sui1 encodes MTSGIVYSTEQGKMCPDCGAPIAKCRCRQKQTAPKGDGIVRVSRETQGRKGKGVTLITGVPLHPEGLKTLAKALKQACGSGGTVKEGIIEIQGDHRDAVEAALRQKGYTVKRAGG; translated from the coding sequence ATGACCTCCGGAATCGTCTACTCCACCGAGCAGGGAAAGATGTGTCCCGATTGCGGCGCGCCGATTGCGAAATGCCGCTGCCGCCAAAAGCAGACGGCGCCGAAAGGGGACGGCATTGTCCGGGTTTCGCGGGAGACCCAAGGTCGCAAGGGGAAAGGGGTCACCCTGATTACGGGGGTGCCGCTTCACCCGGAGGGGCTCAAAACCTTGGCGAAGGCGCTGAAGCAGGCGTGCGGGAGCGGCGGGACCGTTAAGGAGGGGATCATCGAAATTCAAGGCGATCACCGCGACGCGGTGGAAGCGGCCCTCCGGCAGAAAGGCTATACGGTTAAACGCGCCGGCGGATAA
- a CDS encoding restriction endonuclease yields the protein MAELTRRRRGEYIQNIFEILMVNPDGLPAMIVLDMLSRKINLTTFEKSTFPKQPNVRRFEKGVRFTTISSVKAGWLVKDKGQWTITEEGKKAYEKFRDPETLAGEAERLYRQWRRSQPEEEPEVESESAGATTTLEEAEESAWVEIQEHLSRISPQDFQNLVAALLRGMGYHVSWVAPPGPDKGIDIIAYNDPLGIQGARIKVQVKRRSDKVTGDGVRAFLATLGDGDAGIFVSMGGFTSDAESTARGQEKRRIMLVDLKRLFDLWVEHYEKIPKVQRRLLPLRAVYFFSPSD from the coding sequence ATGGCTGAATTAACTCGGCGTCGGCGAGGAGAGTACATCCAAAACATTTTCGAAATTTTGATGGTGAATCCTGATGGGCTTCCTGCAATGATCGTCCTGGACATGCTCAGCCGAAAAATTAATCTGACTACGTTTGAAAAGAGTACGTTTCCCAAGCAGCCGAACGTCCGCCGCTTCGAAAAAGGGGTTCGATTTACAACGATTTCTTCCGTAAAGGCGGGCTGGCTCGTAAAGGATAAAGGTCAATGGACTATTACAGAAGAAGGAAAAAAAGCATACGAAAAGTTTAGAGATCCTGAAACCCTTGCTGGGGAGGCAGAGCGGTTATATCGCCAATGGAGGAGGAGCCAACCAGAAGAAGAGCCGGAAGTCGAGAGCGAATCTGCCGGTGCGACGACAACCTTAGAAGAGGCGGAGGAGAGTGCTTGGGTCGAAATTCAAGAGCATCTTTCTAGAATAAGCCCACAAGATTTTCAGAATCTTGTGGCAGCTCTCCTTCGAGGCATGGGCTATCACGTTTCTTGGGTTGCCCCACCGGGCCCAGATAAAGGAATCGACATTATCGCTTATAACGATCCGTTGGGCATTCAAGGTGCTCGTATCAAAGTTCAAGTGAAGCGGCGGTCAGATAAAGTGACGGGTGATGGGGTTCGGGCCTTCTTAGCTACGCTTGGAGATGGTGATGCAGGTATCTTTGTCTCGATGGGCGGTTTCACAAGCGACGCAGAGTCAACTGCGCGAGGGCAGGAGAAGAGACGTATTATGCTTGTGGACCTTAAACGATTATTCGACCTTTGGGTTGAACATTATGAGAAGATCCCAAAAGTTCAAAGGCGCTTACTCCCTCTCAGGGCTGTTTATTTCTTTTCTCCTTCTGATTAA
- a CDS encoding type II toxin-antitoxin system HicB family antitoxin, translating into MNLQHTIKAIVRKSESHYVAECVEIPVVTQGKTLDETVRNLQEAVELHLEGENLTELGLAPHPTLIMTMELESLHA; encoded by the coding sequence ATGAATCTTCAACATACCATTAAAGCGATTGTTCGAAAGAGCGAATCGCACTACGTTGCCGAATGTGTTGAGATTCCAGTCGTGACGCAGGGCAAGACACTGGACGAAACCGTTCGGAATCTCCAAGAAGCCGTCGAACTGCACCTTGAAGGGGAGAATCTGACCGAGTTGGGGCTCGCGCCGCATCCGACACTGATTATGACGATGGAGCTGGAATCGCTTCATGCCTAA
- a CDS encoding type II toxin-antitoxin system HicA family toxin gives MPKLKRLSGEEVIATFVQFGFMVQAQRGSHVKLRRMISSGHQTLTIPKHRELDVGTLRAIIRQASRFIPEEQLHPKFFS, from the coding sequence ATGCCTAAGTTGAAGCGACTCTCCGGCGAAGAGGTGATTGCAACTTTTGTCCAATTTGGTTTCATGGTCCAAGCCCAACGTGGAAGTCATGTTAAACTTCGTCGGATGATCTCCTCCGGTCATCAGACCCTCACCATTCCGAAGCACCGGGAACTCGATGTCGGAACGCTTCGTGCGATTATCCGGCAGGCGTCCCGATTTATACCAGAAGAGCAACTCCATCCCAAATTCTTTTCATGA
- a CDS encoding type I restriction endonuclease subunit R — protein sequence MSQTTERAFEAYVGETLLVRAGWTAGAKIEWDGERALFPAQVFAFLQETQPKLWAEMKGLHGEGLEPILISTLVKELDLKGTLHILRHGFKFYGKTFRLAYFKPAHGLNYETLALFEKNRLTVTRQVPCHPGKNDTIDLLFAVNGLPAATCELKNPGTGQNWRHAVKQYREDRDPRAPLFQFKSRALVHFAADPDEVHMTTCLRGEATHFLPFNRGSHPGEVQCGAGNPQHPSGYRTGYFWEEVLPFDSFLDILGHFMFLEKKEEKVDDGQGGKRRITRETLIFPRYHQLDAVRKVVSETRQEGPGQYYLIQHSAGSGKTNSISWLSHRLASLHNQQDQKVFDCVIVITDRRILDQQLQDAIYQIEHAQGVVKAIDEDSKQLAAALVDGTKIVITTLQKFPFVLRGLLHVAGAESREKATEEEKQQAKAWEAAIAARKYAVIVDEAHSSQTGETARELKAILGAATESDEEEADWGDRLNQVMQSRGPQQNLSFFAFTATPKGKTIELFGRVGASGKPEAFHIYSMRQAIEEGFILDVLTNYTTYKTYYRLLKAAEEDPKLPKKKTVRALAKFMSIHPYSIEQKTEVMVEHFRWSVKHRLGGRAKAMVVTSSRLHAVRYKLAFDQYIAEHGYTDIRPLVAFSGTVKDPDTEQEYTEPGMNIDLVTGKPISESQLPERFDSPDYQILLVANKYQTGFDQPLLHTMYVDKRLDGVQAVQTLSRLNRMIPGKDVPFVLDFVNDAENIYRAFKPYYDKTGLQEPSDPSKLETLKHELDQAQVYHWSEVEAFAQIFYKPAERQTPSDHARMQRHLQPAVDRFKAITDEEKRREFREKLGGYVKVYAFLSQIIPYTDPELEMLYSYGKFLLPHLPLNRDEQIVRVGEEVGLQYYRLERVFSGAIELKEGDAQYVKSPTEVGTGKAKDEKAPLSEIIQVLNERFGTQFTEEDRLFFQQIKEKACKDEHVIQTALANPLDKFELGIRKLIEDFMIERMVENDKIVTRYMADHEFQGSAFQILAKEIFEAVRGGKRVDSDTPTGI from the coding sequence CTGGGCCGAAATGAAAGGCCTGCACGGCGAAGGGCTGGAGCCGATTCTTATCTCAACCCTCGTCAAAGAACTCGACCTTAAAGGAACGCTCCATATTCTACGCCACGGGTTCAAGTTCTACGGAAAGACCTTCCGCCTCGCCTACTTCAAACCCGCCCACGGATTGAACTATGAAACGTTGGCGCTCTTCGAAAAGAACCGCCTGACGGTGACCCGGCAGGTGCCCTGCCATCCCGGGAAAAATGACACAATCGATCTGCTCTTTGCGGTGAACGGTCTGCCTGCGGCCACCTGCGAGTTGAAGAATCCCGGCACCGGCCAGAACTGGCGCCATGCGGTCAAGCAGTATCGAGAAGATCGCGACCCCCGCGCGCCGCTGTTCCAGTTCAAGTCGAGGGCGTTGGTTCATTTCGCCGCCGACCCCGACGAAGTTCATATGACGACCTGCCTGCGAGGGGAAGCGACTCACTTCTTGCCCTTTAACAGAGGCAGCCATCCCGGTGAAGTCCAGTGCGGTGCCGGCAACCCGCAGCACCCTTCCGGCTATCGAACAGGTTACTTCTGGGAGGAAGTCTTGCCGTTCGACAGCTTCCTCGATATCCTCGGCCACTTCATGTTTCTCGAAAAGAAAGAAGAGAAAGTGGATGACGGTCAAGGAGGCAAGCGGCGGATCACCCGCGAGACACTGATCTTTCCCCGTTATCACCAGCTTGACGCCGTTCGGAAAGTTGTGTCGGAGACGCGGCAAGAGGGACCCGGCCAATACTATCTGATCCAACACTCCGCGGGGAGCGGGAAGACGAACAGCATTTCGTGGCTGTCGCACCGGCTGGCGAGCCTTCACAATCAGCAAGACCAGAAAGTATTCGACTGCGTCATCGTGATCACCGATCGCCGCATACTGGACCAGCAGCTTCAAGACGCGATTTATCAGATCGAGCATGCCCAAGGGGTCGTGAAGGCGATTGATGAAGATTCGAAACAGCTAGCGGCGGCCCTGGTCGATGGAACCAAGATTGTGATCACCACATTGCAAAAGTTCCCCTTCGTCCTGCGTGGCCTGCTCCATGTCGCGGGCGCGGAGAGTCGAGAGAAGGCGACGGAAGAAGAGAAGCAGCAAGCCAAGGCGTGGGAAGCGGCGATCGCAGCAAGAAAATACGCGGTGATTGTAGATGAAGCCCATTCGAGCCAGACCGGCGAGACAGCGCGGGAGCTGAAGGCAATTCTCGGCGCTGCGACAGAAAGCGATGAGGAGGAAGCGGATTGGGGAGACCGGCTAAACCAGGTGATGCAGTCCCGCGGACCTCAACAGAATCTTAGTTTCTTTGCCTTCACTGCAACGCCGAAGGGGAAAACGATCGAGCTGTTCGGCCGCGTCGGCGCGAGCGGCAAACCGGAAGCGTTTCATATCTACAGTATGCGGCAAGCGATTGAAGAAGGCTTCATCCTCGATGTCCTGACAAACTATACAACGTACAAAACGTATTATCGATTGCTGAAAGCAGCCGAAGAGGACCCAAAGCTCCCGAAGAAAAAAACAGTGCGGGCGCTTGCTAAATTCATGAGCATTCATCCTTACAGTATTGAGCAGAAGACCGAAGTGATGGTGGAGCATTTTCGCTGGAGCGTAAAGCACCGGCTCGGTGGGCGTGCCAAGGCAATGGTGGTCACCTCTTCGCGGCTGCACGCTGTGCGGTACAAACTCGCTTTCGATCAATACATTGCGGAGCATGGGTACACTGATATCCGTCCACTTGTCGCCTTCAGCGGAACCGTCAAAGATCCGGACACGGAGCAAGAATACACCGAGCCTGGGATGAATATAGACCTGGTGACGGGTAAACCGATCAGTGAATCACAACTTCCCGAACGCTTCGATTCTCCTGACTATCAGATCTTATTGGTCGCAAATAAATATCAAACCGGCTTTGACCAGCCACTGCTCCACACGATGTATGTTGATAAGCGGCTCGACGGTGTTCAGGCGGTGCAGACGCTCTCTCGCTTGAACCGGATGATTCCGGGAAAGGACGTTCCGTTCGTTCTCGATTTCGTCAATGATGCGGAGAATATTTATCGAGCGTTTAAACCGTATTATGATAAGACCGGTCTTCAGGAGCCATCCGATCCATCCAAGCTGGAGACGCTGAAGCACGAACTCGATCAGGCTCAGGTCTATCACTGGAGCGAGGTCGAAGCCTTTGCGCAAATCTTCTATAAGCCCGCCGAGCGCCAGACGCCCTCCGATCATGCCCGGATGCAGCGCCACCTTCAACCTGCAGTGGACCGCTTCAAAGCGATTACTGACGAAGAGAAGCGGAGAGAATTCCGAGAGAAGCTGGGCGGGTATGTAAAGGTATACGCTTTCTTGAGCCAGATCATTCCGTATACCGATCCCGAACTGGAGATGCTATACAGCTATGGAAAGTTCCTACTTCCACATCTGCCGTTGAATCGTGACGAGCAAATCGTGAGAGTGGGTGAGGAAGTAGGTCTGCAATATTATCGGCTTGAACGTGTTTTCTCCGGAGCGATCGAATTGAAGGAAGGGGACGCGCAGTATGTGAAAAGTCCAACGGAAGTGGGAACCGGCAAGGCAAAGGACGAGAAAGCGCCGCTATCCGAGATCATTCAGGTTTTGAACGAACGCTTCGGCACGCAGTTCACCGAGGAGGATCGACTTTTCTTTCAGCAGATTAAGGAGAAAGCCTGTAAAGACGAGCACGTGATCCAGACCGCCCTTGCTAATCCACTCGACAAGTTCGAGCTCGGTATTCGGAAGTTGATTGAAGACTTCATGATCGAGCGCATGGTCGAGAACGATAAGATCGTCACGCGCTATATGGCGGACCACGAGTTCCAAGGTTCTGCATTTCAAATTCTTGCGAAGGAAATTTTTGAAGCGGTTCGTGGAGGTAAACGGGTAGATTCGGATACGCCCACTGGAATTTAA
- a CDS encoding nucleotidyltransferase family protein yields the protein MKTKTEILQILRMMKPKLAAEYNVKTIGIFGSVVRNEAHRESDIDVLVEFEPPIGLFKFLELEELLSERLGGKVDLVSKKALKPEIGRTVLAEAVLA from the coding sequence ATGAAGACAAAAACCGAGATTCTTCAGATTCTCCGGATGATGAAGCCGAAGCTGGCGGCCGAATACAACGTGAAGACCATCGGCATCTTCGGTTCCGTGGTACGCAACGAAGCCCACCGAGAAAGCGATATTGATGTGCTGGTCGAATTCGAGCCGCCGATCGGACTGTTCAAGTTTCTGGAACTCGAAGAACTTCTCAGCGAACGGCTGGGAGGCAAAGTGGATCTGGTATCAAAGAAGGCGCTGAAGCCGGAAATCGGGCGCACGGTTCTGGCCGAGGCGGTGCTGGCGTGA
- a CDS encoding DUF2267 domain-containing protein, which produces MSITGLDVFDRTVQKTNHWLHRLGALLGWEDRHQSYLALRATLQALRDRLTVEEGAQLSAQLPMLIRGFYYEGWDPAHTPQKVRNRAEFLARIDQQFKADDAVDPEQVVRAVFTLLENCITAGEIKDVKSVLPAEIRDLWPDAPRARAA; this is translated from the coding sequence ATGAGCATAACAGGTCTGGATGTTTTCGACAGGACGGTGCAGAAAACCAACCACTGGCTCCACCGTCTCGGCGCGCTGCTCGGCTGGGAAGACCGGCACCAGAGCTATCTTGCTTTGAGAGCCACGCTGCAGGCGCTGCGCGACCGGCTGACGGTGGAGGAGGGGGCGCAGCTCAGCGCACAGCTTCCGATGCTGATCCGCGGCTTTTACTACGAAGGGTGGGACCCTGCCCATACGCCGCAGAAGGTGAGGAATCGAGCGGAATTCCTCGCCCGGATCGATCAGCAATTCAAAGCGGACGACGCGGTCGACCCCGAGCAGGTGGTCCGCGCCGTCTTCACCCTCCTTGAAAACTGCATCACCGCGGGCGAGATCAAAGATGTGAAGAGCGTCTTGCCGGCCGAAATCCGCGACCTTTGGCCGGACGCGCCGCGCGCACGCGCCGCGTAA
- a CDS encoding YaeQ family protein — translation MASNATIFKATLQIADVDRHYYHDHAITLARHPSETDERMMVRLLAFVLHADDALSFGRGLSAEEEPDLWRKDLTGVIERWIEVGQPDEKKIRQACGRAEQVFLYTYGGRIAERWWEQNRSTLERLKNLAVMNLPLEGSRALEKLAQRTMQLQCTIQEGEIFIGDGKGAVQLALTALKGAER, via the coding sequence ATGGCCTCGAACGCCACCATTTTTAAAGCGACCCTCCAGATCGCCGATGTCGATCGCCACTACTATCACGACCATGCGATCACCCTCGCCCGCCACCCGTCCGAGACCGACGAGCGGATGATGGTTCGTCTCCTGGCGTTTGTGCTGCATGCGGACGACGCGTTGTCGTTCGGCCGGGGGCTGAGCGCCGAAGAGGAGCCCGATCTTTGGCGGAAGGATTTGACCGGCGTCATCGAGCGTTGGATCGAGGTCGGCCAACCTGATGAGAAAAAAATCCGCCAGGCGTGCGGCCGCGCCGAACAGGTATTTCTCTACACCTATGGCGGCCGGATCGCGGAGCGGTGGTGGGAGCAGAACCGGTCGACCCTCGAACGGCTGAAGAACCTGGCGGTGATGAATCTCCCGTTGGAGGGGAGCCGCGCCCTGGAGAAGCTGGCGCAACGGACGATGCAGCTGCAATGCACGATTCAAGAAGGGGAGATTTTTATCGGGGACGGGAAAGGCGCCGTGCAGCTGGCGTTAACGGCGCTCAAGGGCGCCGAACGCTGA
- a CDS encoding 2OG-Fe dioxygenase family protein, which yields MPTTILSPPFSPPDQLPKALRAHGYAVLPPAGVCALARCQPADLEALQPSWNDLPFDAYLKDSGRYRRRRHASFVVDGIDVKQVPHRAHWQPLDYNALHGGMKRLFEPIAPATVAAPVWAPLLQAIGQICSEMKNPQPWYVEAHQFRIDTAHGIGRPTPEGAHRDGVDFVAIFLVGRVNIKGGESRIFEAAGSNGKRFTLTEPWTLLLLDDTRVIHESTPILPTAEGGYRDTLVLTYRAGGFQEEGS from the coding sequence ATGCCGACCACGATTCTCTCTCCCCCCTTTTCACCCCCCGACCAGCTGCCGAAGGCGCTGCGCGCCCACGGCTATGCCGTCCTCCCCCCCGCCGGCGTCTGCGCGCTCGCACGCTGTCAGCCCGCGGACTTGGAAGCGCTCCAGCCGAGCTGGAACGACCTGCCGTTCGATGCCTACCTGAAAGACAGCGGCCGCTATCGGCGCCGGCGGCACGCCTCTTTTGTCGTCGACGGCATCGACGTCAAGCAGGTGCCCCACCGGGCGCATTGGCAGCCGCTCGACTACAATGCCCTGCATGGCGGGATGAAGCGGCTCTTCGAGCCGATCGCGCCGGCGACCGTCGCGGCGCCGGTCTGGGCGCCGCTGCTTCAGGCGATCGGTCAGATCTGCTCAGAGATGAAAAATCCGCAGCCCTGGTATGTCGAGGCGCACCAGTTCCGGATCGACACGGCGCACGGCATCGGCCGGCCGACGCCGGAAGGGGCGCACCGCGATGGGGTCGATTTTGTAGCGATCTTTTTGGTGGGGCGGGTGAATATCAAAGGGGGGGAGAGCCGGATCTTCGAAGCGGCCGGCTCGAACGGCAAGCGGTTTACGCTCACGGAGCCCTGGACGCTGCTGCTCCTAGACGACACGCGGGTAATACACGAATCGACGCCGATTCTCCCGACGGCGGAGGGGGGCTATCGGGATACGTTGGTCCTGACCTATCGGGCCGGCGGGTTCCAGGAAGAGGGGTCGTGA
- a CDS encoding 16S rRNA (uracil(1498)-N(3))-methyltransferase: protein MNLIILERSEVGDSGEVTLSGPRAAHLLNVLKVVSGEGVRVGLLDGPCGVGTVQSVGEGTVRLRCAFDGAVPPRPRVDLLLALPRPKVMRRIWAQVAALGVGQILLTNAGRVERNYFDTHWLAPDVYRPLLIEGLQQARDTRLPAVSIHRQFRVLVEDSLDRLFKNGLRLMADPAAAQPASAAVRAAREGPILLAVGPEGGWNDFERELLKKHRFQPVGMGPRTLRTDTACVALLALIHNAMDAMGAMDAMQGE, encoded by the coding sequence ATGAATCTCATTATTCTGGAGCGGAGTGAAGTCGGCGATTCCGGCGAGGTGACCCTGTCGGGGCCCCGCGCCGCGCATCTGCTCAATGTCCTGAAGGTCGTGTCGGGAGAGGGGGTGCGGGTCGGGCTCCTCGACGGTCCGTGCGGCGTCGGCACCGTGCAGTCGGTCGGCGAGGGGACCGTTCGACTGCGTTGCGCCTTCGACGGAGCCGTTCCGCCCCGGCCGCGGGTCGACCTGCTCCTGGCGCTTCCCCGGCCGAAGGTGATGCGGCGGATCTGGGCCCAGGTCGCCGCCCTCGGCGTCGGGCAGATCCTCCTGACGAACGCGGGGCGGGTGGAGCGCAACTACTTCGACACCCACTGGCTCGCGCCGGACGTCTACCGGCCGCTCTTGATTGAAGGGCTGCAGCAGGCGCGCGACACCCGGCTGCCGGCCGTGTCGATCCATCGGCAGTTCCGGGTGCTGGTTGAAGATAGCCTCGACCGCCTCTTTAAAAATGGACTCCGTCTGATGGCCGATCCTGCGGCGGCGCAGCCGGCGAGCGCGGCGGTGCGGGCGGCGAGGGAAGGACCGATTTTGCTGGCGGTCGGGCCGGAGGGGGGGTGGAACGATTTCGAGAGAGAGCTGCTGAAGAAGCATCGGTTCCAGCCGGTCGGCATGGGGCCCCGGACGCTGCGCACCGACACCGCCTGCGTCGCGCTCCTGGCACTGATCCATAATGCGATGGATGCAATGGGTGCAATGGATGCGATGCAGGGAGAATGA
- a CDS encoding DUF433 domain-containing protein has translation MASTNRIEMSPKVMLGKPVIRGTRITVELILRKLSEGATETDLLDAYPKLTREDIQAAVGYAADTVAHEETILLEKPKRPIRK, from the coding sequence ATGGCCAGCACGAATCGAATCGAGATGAGCCCGAAGGTGATGCTGGGGAAACCGGTGATTCGCGGAACCCGAATTACTGTAGAACTGATCCTCAGGAAGTTGAGCGAGGGCGCCACCGAGACGGACCTTTTAGATGCTTACCCCAAATTGACGCGCGAAGATATTCAGGCTGCAGTCGGCTATGCGGCCGATACGGTGGCCCACGAAGAGACGATCCTCTTAGAAAAACCGAAACGACCGATCCGAAAATAA
- a CDS encoding VOC family protein — MAHQIVWCDIPVKDLDRAIRFYAAVLGAPVKKATLGEISLGLLPFGEGEVGACLYVADENKPSLSGPRIYLNVQGRLDAAVAAVAPNGGKVVEPKKSIAPHGFRAVVDDSEGNRIAFHSS, encoded by the coding sequence ATGGCGCATCAAATTGTCTGGTGTGATATTCCGGTCAAAGATCTCGATCGGGCGATCCGGTTTTACGCCGCCGTCCTCGGCGCGCCGGTCAAAAAAGCAACCTTGGGGGAGATATCGCTCGGGCTGTTGCCGTTCGGGGAGGGGGAGGTCGGCGCCTGTCTCTATGTCGCCGACGAGAACAAACCGTCTCTCTCCGGCCCCCGGATCTACCTCAATGTCCAAGGCCGCCTCGACGCGGCGGTGGCGGCGGTGGCGCCGAACGGCGGAAAGGTGGTCGAGCCGAAGAAGTCGATCGCGCCGCACGGATTCCGCGCCGTCGTCGACGACAGCGAAGGAAACCGGATCGCGTTTCATTCGTCCTAG